Within the Nocardioides aurantiacus genome, the region GAGCGGCTCTTCGAGGGCTTCCGCCACGGGGAGATCCCGCTGCTGGTCGTCTCCAAGGTCGCCAACTTCTCCGTCGACCTCCCCGGTGCCGCCGTCGCGATCCAGGTCAGCGGCTCCTTCGGCTCCCGCCAAGAGGAGGCCCAGCGCCTCGGCCGGCTGCTGCGCCCCAAGGCCAAGGGCGCCGACGGCACCCAGAAGCCTGCCCGGTTCTACACGATCGTGTCCCGCGACACCGTCGACGCCGACTTCGCCCAGAACCGCCAGCGCTTCCTCGCCGAGCAGGGCTACGCCTACCGGATCCTCGACGCCGGCGACCTCTGAGGCGGCTGGGTACGTCGGGCCGGTCCGAGCCCGGTGATCTGCACGGATGAGTACCCAACTCATCCACCTAGCCGGCAGAGTCGGACGAACCCGGACACGAACCAGGCGGGTTGGCGGCTTGGGTACGCATCCGTGCAGGAGGCGCCACCGGGCGCCCGCACCACCGCCACTCGGGCCGGACCAGGACCGCGACGAGTCCGCCGGTCACCGGTCGCACCCCCACTCCCACACCCTGGACCCGGTCGGGAGAGATCCTCGACGGCCGTAAACTCGGGGCCGTGACCAAGCCCGAAGTCCTCCTGCTCGAGAACATCCACCCCGTCGCGACCGAGGTGTTCGAGCGCAACGACGTGCTGGTGCACACCCGCGCCGGTTCGTTGGGCGAGGACGACCTGATCGAGGCGCTGCAGGGCAAGACCATGGTGGGGATCCGGTCCAACACCAAGGTCACCGAGCGCGTGCTGGACGCCTGCCCCGACCTGCGGGCGATCGGCGCGTTCTGCATCGGCACCAACCAGATCGACCTGGCGGCCGCGGCGGCTCGCGGCGTGGCGGCGTTCAACGCGCCGTACTCCAACACGCGCAGCGTCGTGGAGCTGGTGATCGGCGAGATCATCGCGCTGGCCCGCCGGCTCCCGGAGAAGACCGAGAAGATGCACGCCGGCGTCTGGGACAAGTCGGCGCAGGGCAGCCACGAGGTCCGCGGCCGCACGCTCGGCATCATCGGCTACGGCAACATCGGCACCCAGCTGTCCAACCTCGCGGAGTCGATGGGCCTGCGGGTGATCTTCTTCGACACCGCCGACCGGCTCGCCCACGGCAACGCCCGCCGCGTCTCCACCATGGAGCAGCTGCTCGAGGAGGCCGACGTGGTCTCGCTGCACGTCGACGGGCGCCCGGGCAACGCCGGCATGTTCGGCGCCGCGCAGTTCGCGCAGATGAAGCCGCGCTCGCTGTTCATCAACGCCGCCCGCGGCATGGTCGTCGACGACGTCGCGCTGCGCGAGCACATCCTCTCGGGCCACATCGCCGGCGCCGCGCTCGACGTGTTCCCGGTCGAGCCCAAGGCGCAGGGCGACGAGTTCGAGTCGGCGCTGCGCGGGCTGCCCAACGTCATCCTCACCCCCCACGTCGGCGGGTCGACGCAGGAGGCGCAGGAGGAGATCGGCTACTTCGTCTCCGGCAAGCTCTCGCGCTACCACGCCGGCGGCAGCACCGAGCTGTCGGTCAACCTGCCCGAGGTGCCGGTCCCCGCGCTCACGCACGGCTCACGGATCGCGCTGCTGCACCACAACATCCCCGGCGTCCTCGCCTCGGTCAACCAGGTCCTGGCCGAGCAGCAGGCCAACGTGACCGCGCAGTACCTCGCCACGCGCGGCGAGCAGGGCTACGTCGTCACCGACGTCGAGACGGCGCTGTCGGACGCCGCTATCGCCGGCCTGCGCGACGCGGCGTCGACGATCTGGTTGCGCACCCACCACGCCTGAGCCGTACGCCGCCCGCGACCGCCCTCGGTGCGGCACCATGTCCGGGTGAGCGGTCCCCACCTCCGTGCCTCCGAGCAACCCGAGCCCCTGCTCGTGAGGTCGCCGCTCGGCCAGGACCTGGTCGCAGCCGTGGTGGGGCTCGCGACCGCCGCCGGACTGGTCTGGCTGGTCGCCGGTGGCTGGTTGACCGCGACCGGCAGCCCGCGGGCGGGTGCGGGTGTGGTCGCTGCCGTGGTCGCCGCTGCCCTCGCCGGCCCGGCCGGCGCCTGGTTCCTGGTGCGGGCGCTGCTGCGGCTGCCGCTGCTCCGGGTCGACGAGCGCGGCATCACCACGACCTGGACCTGGGACGCCACCGGCCTCGTCCCGTGGGAGGAGGTGACCCGGATCAGGCTCGGCAGCGAGCACGTCGTCGTCCGGGTGCGCGACCCCGAGGCGGTCCTGCGGCGGGTGCCGTCCCACCGACGCGGCTCGCTGCGCCTTCGGCAGCGACGCCACGGCAGCCCGGTGACGCTCCAGCTCGGGCCGCTGCGACCACGGGTCAGCCAGACCGTGGCCCTGCTGCACCACTGGCGCAGCCACGCCGCCTGGGCCCGCCGCAGTCGGTCGGGCTGACCTAGCCGGCCGGCACGCCCAGCGCGAGGTCCACGGCGTCGTCGAGCAGCATCCGCCAGGTGCGTACCCGGGTGGCGTCGACCGACGCGCGGTTCCACGAGCCGCCCTCACGGGCCGAGGCCCCGACGGCGAAGCGGCGTACGCCGGCACGCGCGAGCCACGGCACCAGCGCCGGCGTCAGGCCGCCACCGGCGACCACGAGCGGGGCGAGCGAGGGGTCGGTGTGGAGCCGGGCCAGCAGCTCCTCGGCGCCGTGGTCGAGCCCGCGGGTGGACCCGGCGGTGACCACGCCGTCGAGCCCGGGCAGGTGGCGCACGTCGCGCCAGGCGGTGCGCTGCTCCAGGGTCGCGTCGAAGCCGTCGAACAGCCACGGCACGTGGCCGAGCTCGCGCGACATCTCCGCACAGGAGGCACCGTCGACCTCGAGGTCACGGTCGAGGAAGCCGAAGGCGAGGCCGGCGGCCCCGAGCTCGAGGTACGTCGCCCCGAGCGCCACCAACCGGTGGAAGGGCAGCTCGTCGTGGCGCAGCACCACCCACACGGGCAGGTCGGTCTCGCGCACGACGGTCGAGAGCAGGGCCGGCTCGGGCGAGTGGTGGCCCTGGTCAGGGGCCCCGCCAGGGAACGAGCCGAGCAGCAGCCGGTCGGCGCCACCGGCCTGGGCGGGCGCCGCGTCGCGTCCGCGCGTGACGACGACGTCGAGGCGTGCGGGGTCAGGGGTCACAATGGTCATCGTGACATCCCCCGACCCCGTCATGGCGGCACGCGCCCTGGTGTTGCACGACCTGGAGGCCAGCGGGGTGGCCGACGCGGCCTCGGTGTCTCTCCTCGAGTCCGCCCTCGCCGACCGGGGGTGGTGGCTCGAGCAGTGGGCCGAGGGCCGCGACTTCGTCGTCGGCCTGGTGGCGCAGGACGTGCAGGACGCGCTGCTCGACTCCCGCGGCCGGTGGCCGCTGTGCCACTGGTGCGACCACGCCGACCCCCACCCGGTCCACGTGCAGCCCGACCTCGGCGGCCCCGAGCCGACCTGGGTCTGCGAGGTCTCCCAGACCGCCGTGGCCCCCGTGGGCGAGCTGCCCACGACCCGGGCGGGCTAGCGCGAGGCGGGTCGGGTTCCCCCTTGTAAATCGGGGTTATGGACGCTCATCAGGCGTTGATCCGGCACGAAGGAGTCCACAGACCCGCGGTAGATCCTGTTCAGAGGCGCGGGCGGGCCACGCGCATCCTGCGGACCCCGCGGCGTACCCAGCATGGGTCTTGGCGAGGGTTGTGGACGGTTCGGGACCGGCACAGCCCGTGGAGCGTCCATCACCCGATCTACATGCCGTACGACGCGCCGCCGCGCCCCCCGCCGCCTCTCAGCGCAGGTGCTCGGGCCGGAGCACCGGCACCCACAGCGTGTAGCGGTCGGCGCGGTAGACGCTGCGCGTCACCTCGACGACGTTCTCGCGGCAGAACGCCCGCCGTGAGATGTGCAGCACCGGCGCGCCGGGCTCGAGCTCGAGGTGCTCGGTCTCGTCCTCGGTGGCGATGCCCGCCAGCACCGAGTCCTCGCCCCAGGTGGGCATCAGGTCGCGCATGGCGAACCAGAAGTAGAGGCTGCTGGGCAGGGCCTCGTCGAGGAAGGTCGGGAACAGGTCGAGCGAGAGGTAGACGTGCTGGATCGCCATCGGCACGCCGTCGGCGAGGCGGAGCCGCTGCCAGTGGACGATCGAGGACCCCTCCTCGATCTCCAGCGCGCGGGCCACGCCGGGGCCGGCGCTCTCGCGCCGGGCGAGGAGGGTCTTGGACTCCGGCTTCTTGCCGCGCCGCTCCATCTCCTCGGTGTACGCCGAGAGCCGCATCTGCATGTCGATCAGCGGCTTGGTCACGAAGGTGCCGCGGCCGGCCACCCGCTCGAGCAGCCCCTGGGCCACGAGCGCGTCGATGGCGTGCCGCACGGTCATCCGGGCGACCCCGAACTGCTCGGCCAGGTCGCGCTCCGAGGGGGCGGGCGTGCCCGGCTCGGCGCTGACGATCACCGACCTGACGTACTCGCGGACGAGCACGTGCTTGCGGCCACGACGGCCCCCGCCGCGCGTCGAGCGCTCCTCTGTCACGTCGGTGACTCCTTCTCCGGGTCGGTCCAGCGTGCCACCCGAGCAACCTAGCCGGGGTCGGTGCCGCCGTGGGCGCTCGGGCCCGAAAATCTTGGTCCGGACGGGGTGATCGGCGTCATCACTCGTGGGACACCGCGTCGAGGACGTCCAGCCGCGCGGCCCGGCGGGCCGGCAGCACCGCGGCGACCAGGCCGATGACGACCGCGGCGAGCAGGTAGCCCGCCAGGCTCCACCAGGGCACCCGGGTCACCTCCAGGCCCTCGTCGCGCAGCGACTGCATCAGCGCCAGCCCGAAGACCAGGCCGAGGCCCAGCCCGAGGAGCGCCCCCAGCACCGCGATCGCCACCGACTCCAGCCCGATCATCCGCCGCAGCTGCCGACGGTCGACACCGATGGCGCGCAGCAGGCCGATCTCGCGGGTGCGCTCGACCACCGACAGGCCCAGGGTGTTCACGACCCCCAGCACGGCGATCACCAGCGCCAGGCCGAGCAGGGCGTAGATCATCAGCACCAGCCGGTCGATCGGCTCGCGCTGCTCCGCGGCGTACTCCACCTGGTCCTTGACGGTGAGGATCGGCAGGTCGGCGGTGACGTCCTCGATGCCGGTCTTGACGGCGGCGGCGTCCGCTCCCGGGGCGACGGCGACCAGCAGCGCGGAGTCCTCCGGCGGGTAGCCGCCCTCGCGCAGCACCTGCAGCGTCGTCAGGTAGCCCGCGACGGTCGCGTCGTGGATGCCCACGACCCGGAGCTCGCGCGGGCCGCTGGGGAAGCGGAAGGTGACCTCGTCGCCGACCGCCAGGCCCTCCTCGCGCGCCCTCTCCTCGCCCACCAGCAGGGTGTCGCCGCGCAGGTCCGCGAGCGACCCGGCGACCAGGTCGAGCCGCAGCACGTCGGGCAGCGTGCGCGGGTCGGCGGCGGTCAGGAAGGCGCGGCCCTCGTCGGTGCGGCTCTCCGCGGTCCGCAGCCGGGTCACCGACCCGACGCCCTCGACCCCCTCGACGCGCGAGGCCACCTCGGCGCTGAACGGCTGGCCCACCGCGTTGCTGACCACGACGTCGCCGAGGAAGCTGCGGGCCACGGTGCGGTCGACGCTGGCCCCGGCCGAGCTGCCCGCCACCGACATCGTGGTGACCAGGGTCAGCCCGATCATCAGCGCCGACGCGGTGGCGGCGGTGCGGCGCGGGTTGCGCAGCGCGTTCTCGCCGGCCAGGCGACCGACCGTCCCGAAGCCCCGGGTGTACGCCGCGCCCACGACGCGCAGGAACGGCCGGGCGAGCACCGGGCTGGCCGCGGCGACCCCGAGGATCGCCAGCAGCGCCCCGACCCCGACCCAGTAGCCGGGCTGCGACACCGCGGCCAGCAGGCCGACCGCCCCGAGGGCCGCTCCGGCCAGCACCAGCAGCAGCCCGGCCCAGCCGCGCAGCCGCAGCGTCGACTCCGGCATCGCCACGTCGTCGCGCAGTGCGGCGACCGGGGCGATCCGCGCCGAGCGACGGGCGGGGAGGTACGCCGCGACGACGGTGACCAGCACCCCGACGCCGAGGGCGGCGACCGGCGTACGCGTCTCCACGACCAGGGGCTGCGAGCTGAGGTCGAGCCCCAGCCGGGAGAACAGCGCCTGGATGCCGAGCGCCAGGAGCACGCCGAGACCCAGCCCCACCGCGCTGCCGAGCAGCCCGACCACCAGCGCCTCGAAGAGCACCGACCGGGTGACCTGGCCGCGCGAGGCGCCCAGGGCGCGCAGCAGCGCCAGCTCGCGGCTGCGCTGCGCCACCAGCATCGAGAAGGTGTTGACGATGAGGAACGAGCCGACCACCAGCGCGATCCCGGCGAAGACGAGCAGGAACACCGTGAGGAACGAGATCGCCTCCAGCAGCCCGCTGGCGGAGGCGGCCGCGGCCCTCTCCCCGGTCTGGGCGGTGAGCCCGTCGGGGAGCACCCGCGCCACCTGCGCGCGCAGCTCGTCCTGGCTCACCCCGGGACGTGCGGTGACCCATACGCTGGTGAAGACGTCGCGGTCCTCGAGGAAGAGCCGCTGGGTGGTCGCCGTGTCGAACAGGGCCACGCTGGCCCCGTTGAGCGAACCACCGTCGGGGAAGCCGGCCAGCCCGACCAGCGTCGGGGTGAGCAGCGCCCGCTCGCCGACGCTGACCAGCCGGACGCGGTCGCCGAGCGCGTAGCCGGCCCGGCGGGCGGTAGCGGTGTCGACGGCCACCTCCTGCTCCCCGCGGGGGGAGCGTCCCCGGAGCACCTGCAGCGGCTCGACGCCGCCGGCGGCCGGGGCCGTGGAGTCGTTGCGCCAGATGCCGGGGGCGCCCTGGCCGCCGACCACCCGGCCGTTGGCGCCGACCACGAAGACGCCCGAGCCCGAGGCCCGGCCGTCGGCGCGGGCGGCCCCCGGGAGCGCGGCCAGGTCGGCGACCACGCCGGCGGGCACGGTGAGCGTCGTACGGTCCGAGCCGCTGCTGGCCGCGCCGGTGGGCTGCACGACGACGTCGCCGACCGAGCTGTCGAAGATGGAGGTGAAGCTGCGGTCGAGGGTGTCGGTGAAGATCAGCGTGCCGGCGACGAAGGCGACGCCGAGCACGATGGCGAGCGTGCTGGTCAGCAGCCGGAGCCGGCGTCCGAGCAGGCTCCGCCACGCGGCGCGCAGCACGGTCAGGCGCCCCGCTCGTGGTCGGCCATCCGCGCCAGCACCGTCTCGCGCGTGGGCGAGCGCAGCTCGCCGGCGACGCGGCCGTCGGCGAGGAAGACCACCCGGTCGGTCCACGCGGCGGCGACCGGGTCGTGGGTGACCATGACGATCGACTGGCCGAACTCGTCGACGGCCCGCCGCAGCAGGGCCAGCACCTCCGCGCCCGACCGGGAGTCCAGGTTGCCGGTCGGCTCGTCGGCGAACACCACGGTGGGCCGGCTCATCAGCGCCCGGGCCACGGCCACCCGCTGCTGCTGGCCGCCGGAGAGCTGCTGCGGCCGGTGGGAGAGCCGGTCGGCGATCCCGACGGCGTCGACCACGAGGTCCCACCAGGCGGGGTCGGGACGACGGCCCGCGATGGCGAGGGGCAGCGCGACGTTCTCCTCGGCCGACAGCGTCGGGACCAGGTTGAAGGACTGGAACACGAAGCCGATCCGGTCGCGGCGCAACCGCGTCAGGCGGGCGTCGTCGAGCCGCGCGAGGTCGTCGTCGCCCAGCAGCACCTGGCCCGACGTGGGGGTGTCCAGCGCCGCGCAGCAGTGCATCAGGGTCGACTTGCCCGAGCCGGAGGGACCCATCACGGCCGTGAACTCGGCCCCACCGAGGTCCAGGCTCACCCCGTCGAGCGCACGGACCTCGCCGGCGCCCGTGCCGTAGACCTTGGTCAGGTCGCGGACCACCACCACCGGCGCCACCGGACCCGCCCGGACCGCGCCCACCTCCCCCGCCACCATGCGGTCCAGTCTGCCCCGGTGCGCCACGCCGGGCCCGGGGCGTGTCCCGCGCGTGGCCCCGCAGGCGCGCGGGTGCGCCCGGGTTGGGTCGCTGGCTAGGGTCGGGGTAGCCGCATCCCACCCAGGAGCTCTGCCCCGTGACCGTGCGACCCGCGTCCACCTCGACGGCCGTCCCCGACGACGTCGTCCTGCTCGACGACGACGGCACCCCCACCGGCACCGCGCCCCGGCTGGCCGTGCACGACACCGACACGCCGCTGCACCTCGCCTTCTCGCTGCACCTGCTCGACCCCGAGGGCCGCACGCTGCTCACCCGGCGCGCGCTGCCCAAGCGCACCTGGCCCGGCGTCTGGACCAACTCCTGCTGCGGCCACCCCCGGCCCGGCGAGTCCCCCGCGGCCGCGTCCCGCCGCCGCGTCGCCGAGGAGCTCGGCGTCGACGTGGGCGAGCCGACGCTGGTGCTGCCCGACTTCCGCTACCGCGCCGTCGACGCCGGCGGCGTGGTGGAGAACGAGATCTGCCCGGTCCACGCCGTGGCCGTCGAGCCCGACCTCGCGCTGCGGCCCGACCCGGCCGAGGTGGCCGAGACCGCCTGGGTGCCGTGGGCCGACCTGCACGAGGCCGTGACCCGCACCCCGATGGTCTTCAGCCCCTGGATGGTGCTGCAGGTCCGCGCCCTGGGTCCCGACCTCCCGCTGCCCGCGACCCGCGAGGGCGGCCCGCGACCGTGAACGCCGCCCTGGCGCCCGTCCCGCAGCCGGTCCACGACGCGGAGGCCTCGCTGCAGGCCGTCGAGACGCTGCTCCACCAGCGGCTGGCGGCGCTGCGCGAGGAGTGGCACGCCGGCGCGGAGGCACGCGACACGGTGCTCGGCGACCACGACGTGCCCGACCTGCTGAGCGACCTGGTGGTGGCCGGCGGCAAGCGGTTCCGGCCGCTGCTGTGCCACTGGGGCTGGGTGGCCGTGCCCGAGGCCGCACCGGGCACCCACGACGACATGGTCGCGGTGGGCGCGGCGCTGGAGCTGCTGCACGCCTTCGCCCTGGCGCAGGACGACGTGATGGACCGGTCGGGCACCCGGCGCGGCCGCCCGGCGGTCCATGTGCTCGCCACCGAGCGCCACCGGGCGGCGCACGGCCACGACGACGCCGAGCGCTACGGCGACTCGATCGCGGTGCTGGCGGGCGACCTCGGTCACGCGGAGGCCGACGACCTCGTGGGCGAGCTGCCGTCCGACGTACGCCGGCTGTGGCGACGCACCTGCGTGGAGCTGGTGCGCGGCCAGGCCCGTGACCTCGCCGACGCCGCCCGCGGCGGCGACGGCGACGCGCTGCGCCGGGCGCTCGAGGTGGCCCGCGCCAAGTCCGGCGCCTACACGATCCAGCGGCCCGTCGAGCTCGGCGCCACCGTCGCCGGCGCCGATGCCGCGACCCTGGAGCCGCTGGGCGACTACGGCCGCCACCTCGGCGAGGCGTTCGCGCTGCGCGACGACCTGCTCGGCGTCTGGGGCAGCCCCGAGGCCACCGGCAAGCCGGTCGGCGACGACCTGCGCCTGGGCAAGTCCACCGTCCTGCTCGCCCTCGCCGAGCAGCGCCTCGGCGGCACCGGAGCCGCCGCACTGCGACGCGTGCGCCGCCAGACCCACGACGAGGCCGACGTCGTCACCCTCGCCGAGGCGATGGTGGCGGACGGCGTCCGCGACGAGGTGGAGGAGATGGTCGAGCAGCGCGTCGACCGCTCCCTCGCCGCCCTCGACCACCACCGGCTCAGCGACGAGGGTGTCGCCGGGCTGGCCGAGGTCGCCCGCCGTGTCGCCTGGCGACAGCGGTGAGCGCCACCCCCCACCCCCCTGAGGACTCCCCATGAGCACTGTCGTCGTCATCGGAGCCGGTCTCGCCGGACTCGCCACCGCCTGCCACCTCGTCGGCAGCGGCCACGAGGTCGTCGTCGTCGAGCGCGGCACCATCCCGGGCGGTCGCGCCGGCCGCATCGAGCGCGACGGCTTCACCTTCGACACCGGCCCGACCGTGATGACCATGCCCGGGCTGCTCGAGGACGCCACCCGTGCCGCCGGCAGCGACCTGTCCGACGTGATCACGCTGCGCCAGCTCGACCCGGCGTACCGTGCCCGCTTCGCCGACGGCAGCGAGATCCACGTCCGCGCCGGCCACGAGG harbors:
- a CDS encoding ABC transporter permease; translated protein: MLRAAWRSLLGRRLRLLTSTLAIVLGVAFVAGTLIFTDTLDRSFTSIFDSSVGDVVVQPTGAASSGSDRTTLTVPAGVVADLAALPGAARADGRASGSGVFVVGANGRVVGGQGAPGIWRNDSTAPAAGGVEPLQVLRGRSPRGEQEVAVDTATARRAGYALGDRVRLVSVGERALLTPTLVGLAGFPDGGSLNGASVALFDTATTQRLFLEDRDVFTSVWVTARPGVSQDELRAQVARVLPDGLTAQTGERAAAASASGLLEAISFLTVFLLVFAGIALVVGSFLIVNTFSMLVAQRSRELALLRALGASRGQVTRSVLFEALVVGLLGSAVGLGLGVLLALGIQALFSRLGLDLSSQPLVVETRTPVAALGVGVLVTVVAAYLPARRSARIAPVAALRDDVAMPESTLRLRGWAGLLLVLAGAALGAVGLLAAVSQPGYWVGVGALLAILGVAAASPVLARPFLRVVGAAYTRGFGTVGRLAGENALRNPRRTAATASALMIGLTLVTTMSVAGSSAGASVDRTVARSFLGDVVVSNAVGQPFSAEVASRVEGVEGVGSVTRLRTAESRTDEGRAFLTAADPRTLPDVLRLDLVAGSLADLRGDTLLVGEERAREEGLAVGDEVTFRFPSGPRELRVVGIHDATVAGYLTTLQVLREGGYPPEDSALLVAVAPGADAAAVKTGIEDVTADLPILTVKDQVEYAAEQREPIDRLVLMIYALLGLALVIAVLGVVNTLGLSVVERTREIGLLRAIGVDRRQLRRMIGLESVAIAVLGALLGLGLGLVFGLALMQSLRDEGLEVTRVPWWSLAGYLLAAVVIGLVAAVLPARRAARLDVLDAVSHE
- a CDS encoding polyprenyl synthetase family protein, whose product is MNAALAPVPQPVHDAEASLQAVETLLHQRLAALREEWHAGAEARDTVLGDHDVPDLLSDLVVAGGKRFRPLLCHWGWVAVPEAAPGTHDDMVAVGAALELLHAFALAQDDVMDRSGTRRGRPAVHVLATERHRAAHGHDDAERYGDSIAVLAGDLGHAEADDLVGELPSDVRRLWRRTCVELVRGQARDLADAARGGDGDALRRALEVARAKSGAYTIQRPVELGATVAGADAATLEPLGDYGRHLGEAFALRDDLLGVWGSPEATGKPVGDDLRLGKSTVLLALAEQRLGGTGAAALRRVRRQTHDEADVVTLAEAMVADGVRDEVEEMVEQRVDRSLAALDHHRLSDEGVAGLAEVARRVAWRQR
- a CDS encoding STM3941 family protein; this translates as MSGPHLRASEQPEPLLVRSPLGQDLVAAVVGLATAAGLVWLVAGGWLTATGSPRAGAGVVAAVVAAALAGPAGAWFLVRALLRLPLLRVDERGITTTWTWDATGLVPWEEVTRIRLGSEHVVVRVRDPEAVLRRVPSHRRGSLRLRQRRHGSPVTLQLGPLRPRVSQTVALLHHWRSHAAWARRSRSG
- the serA gene encoding phosphoglycerate dehydrogenase, which codes for MTKPEVLLLENIHPVATEVFERNDVLVHTRAGSLGEDDLIEALQGKTMVGIRSNTKVTERVLDACPDLRAIGAFCIGTNQIDLAAAAARGVAAFNAPYSNTRSVVELVIGEIIALARRLPEKTEKMHAGVWDKSAQGSHEVRGRTLGIIGYGNIGTQLSNLAESMGLRVIFFDTADRLAHGNARRVSTMEQLLEEADVVSLHVDGRPGNAGMFGAAQFAQMKPRSLFINAARGMVVDDVALREHILSGHIAGAALDVFPVEPKAQGDEFESALRGLPNVILTPHVGGSTQEAQEEIGYFVSGKLSRYHAGGSTELSVNLPEVPVPALTHGSRIALLHHNIPGVLASVNQVLAEQQANVTAQYLATRGEQGYVVTDVETALSDAAIAGLRDAASTIWLRTHHA
- a CDS encoding copper homeostasis protein CutC, with product MTIVTPDPARLDVVVTRGRDAAPAQAGGADRLLLGSFPGGAPDQGHHSPEPALLSTVVRETDLPVWVVLRHDELPFHRLVALGATYLELGAAGLAFGFLDRDLEVDGASCAEMSRELGHVPWLFDGFDATLEQRTAWRDVRHLPGLDGVVTAGSTRGLDHGAEELLARLHTDPSLAPLVVAGGGLTPALVPWLARAGVRRFAVGASAREGGSWNRASVDATRVRTWRMLLDDAVDLALGVPAG
- a CDS encoding ABC transporter ATP-binding protein, whose amino-acid sequence is MVAGEVGAVRAGPVAPVVVVRDLTKVYGTGAGEVRALDGVSLDLGGAEFTAVMGPSGSGKSTLMHCCAALDTPTSGQVLLGDDDLARLDDARLTRLRRDRIGFVFQSFNLVPTLSAEENVALPLAIAGRRPDPAWWDLVVDAVGIADRLSHRPQQLSGGQQQRVAVARALMSRPTVVFADEPTGNLDSRSGAEVLALLRRAVDEFGQSIVMVTHDPVAAAWTDRVVFLADGRVAGELRSPTRETVLARMADHERGA
- a CDS encoding GntR family transcriptional regulator, with product MTEERSTRGGGRRGRKHVLVREYVRSVIVSAEPGTPAPSERDLAEQFGVARMTVRHAIDALVAQGLLERVAGRGTFVTKPLIDMQMRLSAYTEEMERRGKKPESKTLLARRESAGPGVARALEIEEGSSIVHWQRLRLADGVPMAIQHVYLSLDLFPTFLDEALPSSLYFWFAMRDLMPTWGEDSVLAGIATEDETEHLELEPGAPVLHISRRAFCRENVVEVTRSVYRADRYTLWVPVLRPEHLR
- the idi gene encoding isopentenyl-diphosphate Delta-isomerase, whose product is MTVRPASTSTAVPDDVVLLDDDGTPTGTAPRLAVHDTDTPLHLAFSLHLLDPEGRTLLTRRALPKRTWPGVWTNSCCGHPRPGESPAAASRRRVAEELGVDVGEPTLVLPDFRYRAVDAGGVVENEICPVHAVAVEPDLALRPDPAEVAETAWVPWADLHEAVTRTPMVFSPWMVLQVRALGPDLPLPATREGGPRP